In Rutidosis leptorrhynchoides isolate AG116_Rl617_1_P2 chromosome 2, CSIRO_AGI_Rlap_v1, whole genome shotgun sequence, one genomic interval encodes:
- the LOC139892125 gene encoding uncharacterized protein, giving the protein MADLVKHILAKPIQLADQVIKFADEAVNNKQECSELKSKTDKLATLLRQAARASNDLYERPTRRIIDDTEQVLEKALSLTLKCRNNGFVKRIFTLIPAAAFRKMSSQLENSIGDVSWLLRVSAPNNSLDEYLGLPPIAANEPILCLIWEQIAILYTGTLDDRSDAAASLVSLARDNDRYGKLIIEEGGVPPLLKLVKEGKPEGQENAANAIGLLGRDPDSVEHMIVAGVCSVFVKVLKDGPMKVQAVVAWAVSELVKHYPKCQDLFAQHNIVRLLVGHLAFETVEEHSKYAITSNKPNSIHAVVLANKNGGNGVHYSHGNKSMNDDEDKSRVSHPSGSNNPHQQPFKMHNVVTSTMGIKDSGLKPSNGSENIAVKRQTVHHNSSLSLSANKGRELEDPATKVYMKSMVARALWHLAKDNSLICKNITESRALLCFAVLLEKGEEEVKYNSAMALMEITNVAEKDSDLRRAAFKPNSPACKAVIEQLLQILEKADSRLLYPCVIAIGNLARTFRATESRMIQPLVQLLEEREPDITKQAAVALTKFACSENYLHVDHSKAIISAGGAKLLVQLVFFGEEMVKIPTLILLCYIALHVPDSNDLAQAEVLTVLEWASKQSQLLQNEKVENLLQESKGRLELYQSRGSRGFH; this is encoded by the coding sequence ATGGCTGACCTAGTCAAACACATCCTCGCAAAACCTATTCAATTAGCCGATCAAGTCATCAAATTCGCCGATGAAGCTGTTAACAACAAACAAGAATGCTCCGAACTCAAATCCAAAACCGATAAACTCGCTACTCTTCTCCGTCAAGCCGCACGTGCCAGCAACGATCTGTACGAACGCCCTACTCGACGTATTATCGACGATACTGAACAGGTTCTCGAAAAAGCCCTTTCTCTAACCCTAAAATGCCGTAACAACGGTTTCGTTAAACGTATTTTTACTTTAATTCCGGCTGCCGCTTTCCGTAAAATGTCGTCGCAGCTCGAAAACTCAATCGGTGACGTGTCATGGTTGTTACGTGTCTCCGCACCTAATAATTCGTTAGATGAGTATTTAGGTTTACCCCCAATTGCTGCTAATGAACCTATTTTATGCTTAATTTGGGAACAAATTGCAATTTTGTACACCGGAACCCTAGATGACCGGAGCGATGCTGCTGCGTCGTTAGTGTCGTTGGCGCGGGATAACGATCGGTACGGGAAGTTGATTATCGAAGAAGGTGGTGTTCCTCCGTTGTTGAAGCTGGTGAAGGAAGGGAAACCTGAAGGTCAGGAGAACGCAGCGAACGCGATCGGATTGTTGGGACGTGATCCGGATAGCGTTGAACATATGATTGTTGCTGGTGTTTGTTCGGTTTTTGTTAAGGTTTTGAAAGATGGACCGATGAAAGTTCAAGCGGTTGTTGCTTGGGCTGTTTCGGAACTTGTTAAGCATTATCCAAAATGTCAGGATTTGTTTGCACAGCATAATATTGTGAGGTTGCTCGTTGGACACCTTGCTTTTGAGACGGTCGAAGAGCATAGTAAGTATGCGATTACTAGTAATAAACCTAATTCCATTCATGCTGTCGTTTTAGCCAATAAAAACGGTGGAAATGGGGTTCATTACAGTCATGGTAACAAGTCGATGAATGATGATGAGGATAAGAGTCGAGTTTCTCATCCTTCTGGTTCTAATAATCCGCATCAACAACCGTTTAAAATGCATAATGTGGTTACGAGTACGATGGGTATAAAAGATAGTGGGCTAAAACCTAGCAATGGGTCAGAAAACATTGCGGTTAAGAGACAAACTGTTCATCATAACTCGAGTCTTTCGTTGTCTGCAAATAAAGGGAGGGAACTAGAGGACCCTGCAACGAAAGTTTATATGAAATCAATGGTTGCAAGGGCTCTTTGGCATCTTGCTAAAGATAATTCCTTGATTTGTAAAAATATAACCGAATCACGAGCTTTGCTCTGTTTTGCTGTTTTATTAGAAAAAGGTGAAGAAGAAGTTAAATACAATTCAGCAATGGCGCTTATGGAAATAACAAATGTAGCAGAGAAAGATTCTGATTTAAGAAGAGCGGCTTTTAAACCGAATTCGCCAGCTTGTAAAGCTGTTATTGAGCAATTGTTACAAATTCTTGAAAAAGCAGACTCGAGACTATTATACCCATGTGTTATAGCCATTGGGAACTTGGCTAGAACGTTTCGTGCAACTGAATCACGAATGATCCAACCGTTGGTTCAGCTTCTTGAAGAACGTGAGCCCGACATTACAAAACAAGCTGCTGTTGCATTGACTAAATTCGCTTGTTCTGAAAACTACCTTCACGTTGATCACTCAAAGGCGATTATTAGTGCTGGTGGTGCGAAACTGTTGGTTCAGTTGGTTTTCTTTGGGGAGGAAATGGTTAAGATACCTACATTGATACTTTTATGCTACATTGCTTTACATGTACCTGATAGTAATGATTTAGCACAAGCTGAAGTTCTTACTGTTCTTGAATGGGCTTCTAAACAGTCTCAGTTACTTCAAAATGAGAAGGTGGAGAACCTTTTACAAGAATCAAAAGGCAGGTTAGAGCTTTATCAGTCTAGGGGATCAAGAGGTTTTCATTag
- the LOC139889040 gene encoding uncharacterized protein, translating to MLYVLSSLIKGAIGALYRTLVHVIVPANQQSAYKGRGGGQCYQNVLGICDFNMVFTYVWTGWEGIAHDSRVLNEVLYNSTSGFSIPPPNKYYLCDVAYANTRGFLVPYRNIRYWLADFRRCRALTSEEKFNNGHAQLRNVIKCAYGVLKERFPNLREMATYL from the exons ATGTTGTATGTTCTTTCTTCTTTAATTAAGGGAGCAATAGGTGCACTATATAGGACTCTTGTACATGTGATTGTTCCTGCTAATCAACAAAGTGCTTATAAAGGGCGAGGTGGTGGTCAATGCTATCAAAATGTTTTAGGGATATGTGACTTCAATATGGTATTTACATATGTGTGGACTGGATGGGAAGGCATAGCTCATGATTCAAGAGTACTAAATGAAGTTTTATACAATTCCACTTCCGGTTTTTCAATTCCTCCACCAA ATAAGTATTATCTATGTGATGTTGCATATGCAAATACTCGCGGGTTTTTAGTTCCATATCGTAACATAAGATATTGGTTGGCTGATTTTCGACGTTGTCGTGCTTTAACTAGCGAAGAAAAATTTAATAATGGACATGCACAACTTAGAAATGTCATTAAATGTGCTTACGGAGTTTTGAAAGAAAGATTTCCAAACCTAAGAGAGATGGCTActtatttgtga